A stretch of DNA from Thermithiobacillus plumbiphilus:
AAACAAGAAGACGAATAACCTGGCAAAAGGATGCAGGGCTATGACAATAAAAACGAAATCAGGTTTTGGCGTCGCGCGGGACGAAGCAGCAGGCCTTGCCCGCGTCGTCGAATTTCACTTGGCAGGCATCGCTCAGGTGTTCGCGCAGACGCTTGCGGGCTCGCTGCACGCGCGACTTGGCACCAGGCAGGGTGAGGTCCTTGAGACGCGCATAATCCTCCTGACTCATGCCGTCGAGGTCGCAACGGGTGATGGCGTCGCGGTCTTCCTCCGATAGTTCGGACAGCGCGCGCGGCAGGCAGGCGGCAAGCGACTCGATGGCGGGCGTTTCTTCCAGTTCGGCCGCCAGATCGTCCGGCAGTTCCACCTGTTCCTTCTTCATGCGCAGGCGATCAGCCACCGCATTCCTGACCACCTCGAACAGCCAAGCGCGGGCATTGGCGATTTCGCAGAATTTCTCGTCCTGGCGCATGGCCTTGAGAAACAGATCCTGCAGCATGTCCTCGGTATCGTGCGGATTGCCCAGCCGGCTGCGTAGCCAGCCGCGCAGTTCGCGTTCGTGCTTGTCCCAGGCGCTCATCAAGCAGTTCATCTTCAGTCTCCCGCGCTTGGGTTCAGGTTGGCTCGATCAGACGTAGCCAGATTATTCCTGATACCTAAGCTGCGGGCACACCTGCAACTGGCGTATGCATCGAACATTATTGCGACTCGAACTGGGTGAATGCGCGGTTCATGTTGGCGCGGTGCAGGTCACTGTAGTTCTTCAGGTGGCGGAACGCAGGCACGTCGGCGTAGCGGTCGAGCGTGGCATCCATCGGCTCCATCTCGCGCGCGGCGGTGCCGACTTTCTCGGCCAGGAAGTCGTAGTAGTCGCCGGTCTCACGCTGCGCCTGCGCCAGGTCGCACACGCGGCCGTGGCCGGGCACGATGCGCATGGGCTTGAGCGCGGCGAGCGCCTTGAACGCCTTCTGGCCGTTCTTCACGCTGGACCAGGGCAATACGGCCAGCAGACGGTCCACATAGACCAGATCACCGCTGAACATGACACGCTGCTTGGGTAACCACACCCTGGCGTCGCCCGGGTAGTGGGTGTCGGTGTAGGCGAGTTCGAGCTTTATGCCGCCGAGGGTGAGCGTGGCGTGGTCGCCCGCCAGCGTCTTGGTGGCGGGCAAGGGCTTCGTGCCGGCGAGCCGCGCGCCGAGGAAGCGTTCGAGACCCTGCATCTGCTGGGTTGCATCTTCCGCCTGGGTGGCCGCAGTACGCTGCATGGCGACGACCTCGGCGCCCTGTGCCGCGAAGTAGTCGTTGCCGAGCCAGCGGTGGTCCTGGCTGCCGGTGTTGATAACCCAACGCACCGGCTGCTCGGTCACCTTGCGCACGGCGGCTTCGAGTTTCTGCGCGCCCAGCCGGCTTGGACCGGAGTCGATTAGGATCACGCCTTCACGCGTGACGATGAAGCCGTAGTTGGCGTTGAGGCCGTCGTTCTCCGCGCTGCGCTGGCCCAGCGGGCCGACGATCGCGTAGACGTTGTTGATGACCTTTTCCGCGTGTGGATGGTATTTGGCGCCCAGTGCGGCGTCGGCGTGCGCGGCCAGCGCAGTCAAGGCCATGAAGGCACCGAGGAGGATCGATAGGGTTTGTCGGAACATAATTTTTCCTTAATTTGATTTCGGCGTACAGGCAGACCGGTTTCCTACCAGCCCCTGCTTGGGCATGATCCGCGTCCTTGCGATACTGTATTTTTGTACATTCTATCATTTTTGTACATTCTATCGCATGAGCGGGATGTCGAAGCTGGACAGCCCCAATCAAGAATCGACACTTGGCGGCTCAAACCTGGGGCAGCGCCTGGTCCTGTAGCCGCGCACGCCTGCGCCGCAACCAGCCCCGGAAGCCGAACACGAAATGGGTCGCCAGGGCCAGCCCGGCGACAACGAACAGCCACCGCCCGGCAAGCCCGAGGATTTCGCCGGTATGCGCGAACAAGGACAGCGCACGCAGTTGTTGCGCGCCGGAGGCGGCGAGCCAGCCTTGGCGGCCGATCACCGCACCATCGGTGGCGGCGAGATAGATACGCTCGTCGGGCCGCTGCCACGTTCCTTGAGCGGCGTGCCGCAGTTCGACACGGTAGCGGCCGTCGCCCGCTTCATGACGGATTACGCGTGGCCGATACTGCGTGGCCTCGACGCCCAGCGCTATTTGCGCGCGCTGCGCCGCCGCATCGAAGCCGATTGCCTGAGCGGCCCGGGTGTCGGCAGGGTAGCGGATGTCGCCGAAAACCTCGTCGTCGAACACCATCAGCACGGTCGTCGCGGCCAATATGAGCGCGAAGGCCGACAGCCATAGCCCGCTTGCGCGATGCGCGTCGGTGTCGACGTTGCGGATGGCCCACATGCGCTTCCACCGGGCCCACGCGAAGCGCCGCGGCAGGGTGATGAACACGCCCGCCGCCGCCAGCGGCAGCCACAGCGCTGCCACGACCGCCAGCAGACTCTGCGCTGCTTCGCCGCTCAAGAGTTCGGTGTGCAGGTCATTGAGCGTGGGCATCAGATGCAGCCGGTCGAGGCCGCGCGCGTCGTGGTCGCGCCAGCCATGAACCGCGCCGCTGACAGGATCGACGAAGACCTCGATCTCGCGCGGCTCGGCCGTGGCCGATTCCATACGCACCATCGTGACCGACTCGGCGGGCACGCCGGGAATCACCCGCGTAGCGACATAGCCCGCCGCTTGCGCCGTCGTCGTGCCGATACCGAGCTGTGCGGCGCGCGTGGCCTGAGTCTCAAGCGCAAGCGCTGTGCCCGGCGTGGCGGCGCGCATAACCTCCGGCAGGATGAAGCGCTCGATGTCCGATCCGAACTGGATCAGCACGCCGCTGGCGCACTGCAGCGTCAGCAGCGCAAACAGCGCCAGCCCTAGCCAGCGGTGCAACCGCAATATCCAGGCACGTATCGCCATCGCTTAGAAACTCCAGTTCAGCCGCGCGTAGATGGCGCGGTAGGTCGGCTCGGACGTACGCGCCAGCGACTGCGGGCTGCCTGCGGCGTCGAACACGCGGTCCTCGCGCTCCTCGGTCTCGCCCAGCAGGTTGGTCAGGCTGAGCGAAAAAACCGCGGCGCGCGATATCTCGGTGCGCATCGTCAGGTCCACGCGGGTACGCGCGTCAATGTCGCTGTCGAGGCGGCCGCCGCCGGACAGACGTTGTGCCTGGTCGATGGGCGCGGTCCAGTTCACCGCGAACCCGAACACCGTCCGCCATGCCGGCACCTGATAGTCAACGCCGAGGTTGGCGACCACATCAGGCTGATCGAGGAAAGGCCGGCCGGCGCCGCCGCTCTCGTCGACGCGGGAGCGGGTGTAGACCGCGTTGCCCCACAGCGTCACCGCATCCAGCCCGATGCCGTCGAGCGGCACGCGGCCGGTCGCTTCGAGCCCGGTAGCGCGCCCCTTGCCGACGTTCTCCGGGATCGACACGAAGCGCCCTGCCTCGTTGCGCACGACGTCCTCGATCTTGTCCGAGAAGCGGCGCGCGAAGGCATTCAGCGACACTTGGCCGCGCTGTTGCGCGAAGTAGTGATACAAACCCGTGTCGACCCCCCACACCGATTCGGGACGCTGGTCGGGATTGCCCTGGCGGTCCGGGTCGGCCGCCGTGCCGGCGTTCGATTCGGTGGCCGGCGACAGCGTGCGCAGGTCAGGCCGGCGTAGCGTGCGCGCGACGCCGAAGCGCAAGTCGGTCGAGGGCTGAAGGGCATACACCAGATTCATCGATGGAAGCAAGAAGCTTGCATCTCGCCGCCGCTTGTCGCCGAAGAAATCCTCGGTCGTGGTCTCCGAGCGCTCGTGGCGCAGGCCGTAGTTGGCCCGCAGACGATCGCCAACCTGCCAATCGTCTTCGGCCCACGCGGCCAGACGCTGCTCCTCGATCGCGAAGATTCGGTCGGCGCGTGGCGCCGCGGGCACGCCGTTGGTGACTTCACCGTTGTTTTCGTCGTGGGTCTCGCGGCTACCTTCGACACCGAAGCGCATCGCATGGTCGCCCCGGCGCAGCGACAGCACCGCCTCGGGGCGCAACGACGTCATCTCGATCAGTTCGAAGCGCTGACGCTCGCGGTTGATCGTGCTGTTGGTATTGAATCGCACCTCGTCGCGGTCGGTGTCGACCTTGGCGCGCTGCGCGTCGAGGCCGACCAGAAAGTCGGAGCGGTCGCCCAGCTTGTGCTCGACCGCCGTATAGATGCCATAGGTCTGGCGCGCGCGTTCGAGCCGTTCGGCGGTGACGCGGTCATGGGTGACCAGGTCAGCCTTGAGCGGCGTATCGATATCATCGTCCCACGTCTCCTGGATGCGCGTGTAGATCGGCTCGAAGCGCAAGCGTGTATCGTCGCTCACGGCCAGGCTCAGGCGCGGCGCGAACGTCACCTGGTCGAAGTGGCGCTGGTTTTCGTTCAGTGTCGCGCCGGTTGGGGCGCCGTCGCCGTCGTACTCGTAGACATTCTTGCTTTCCGAACGACGGAAGCGCTGTGCGTTGAAGGCCAGCGAGTATTCGAGTGCGCCCCTGGCGCCGCCCGTGACCAGACCCGCTTCGCCCTGTGCGCCGTTGCTCTCCAGATGACCAGCACCGACCGTGATCTGCGTCGGCAACTGGGCCCCGTCCTTGAGCACGATGTTGATGGTGCCGGCTACGCCTTGGGCGTCCATGCTTGCGCGCGGCGCGCGGATCACCTCGACGCGCTCGACCAGTCCGGTCGGGATACGGTCGAGCTCGACGGTGCGGCGTGAATTGCCGTCGAGCAGACGTCGCCCGTTGATCAGCACCTGCGTGTATTGACTGGGCAGGCCGCGCAGACGCACTTCGCGCGCCCGGTTGGCGCCGTCGAAGGTCACGCCCGGCACGCGGCGCAGGGCGTCGCCGAGCGACTGCTCCCCGTACTGCGCGAGTTGCTTCGAACCGATCACCGACATCGCGTTGGCCGAATCGACCTCG
This window harbors:
- a CDS encoding sigma-70 family RNA polymerase sigma factor; translation: MNCLMSAWDKHERELRGWLRSRLGNPHDTEDMLQDLFLKAMRQDEKFCEIANARAWLFEVVRNAVADRLRMKKEQVELPDDLAAELEETPAIESLAACLPRALSELSEEDRDAITRCDLDGMSQEDYARLKDLTLPGAKSRVQRARKRLREHLSDACQVKFDDAGKACCFVPRDAKT
- a CDS encoding MBL fold metallo-hydrolase yields the protein MFRQTLSILLGAFMALTALAAHADAALGAKYHPHAEKVINNVYAIVGPLGQRSAENDGLNANYGFIVTREGVILIDSGPSRLGAQKLEAAVRKVTEQPVRWVINTGSQDHRWLGNDYFAAQGAEVVAMQRTAATQAEDATQQMQGLERFLGARLAGTKPLPATKTLAGDHATLTLGGIKLELAYTDTHYPGDARVWLPKQRVMFSGDLVYVDRLLAVLPWSSVKNGQKAFKALAALKPMRIVPGHGRVCDLAQAQRETGDYYDFLAEKVGTAAREMEPMDATLDRYADVPAFRHLKNYSDLHRANMNRAFTQFESQ
- a CDS encoding PepSY-associated TM helix domain-containing protein; its protein translation is MAIRAWILRLHRWLGLALFALLTLQCASGVLIQFGSDIERFILPEVMRAATPGTALALETQATRAAQLGIGTTTAQAAGYVATRVIPGVPAESVTMVRMESATAEPREIEVFVDPVSGAVHGWRDHDARGLDRLHLMPTLNDLHTELLSGEAAQSLLAVVAALWLPLAAAGVFITLPRRFAWARWKRMWAIRNVDTDAHRASGLWLSAFALILAATTVLMVFDDEVFGDIRYPADTRAAQAIGFDAAAQRAQIALGVEATQYRPRVIRHEAGDGRYRVELRHAAQGTWQRPDERIYLAATDGAVIGRQGWLAASGAQQLRALSLFAHTGEILGLAGRWLFVVAGLALATHFVFGFRGWLRRRRARLQDQALPQV
- a CDS encoding TonB-dependent receptor; translated protein: METQLIKQFFCQSATISFILSALPLWVAHSQAHASEVTLEPVIVTATIENSAQRAANVEVDSANAMSVIGSKQLAQYGEQSLGDALRRVPGVTFDGANRAREVRLRGLPSQYTQVLINGRRLLDGNSRRTVELDRIPTGLVERVEVIRAPRASMDAQGVAGTINIVLKDGAQLPTQITVGAGHLESNGAQGEAGLVTGGARGALEYSLAFNAQRFRRSESKNVYEYDGDGAPTGATLNENQRHFDQVTFAPRLSLAVSDDTRLRFEPIYTRIQETWDDDIDTPLKADLVTHDRVTAERLERARQTYGIYTAVEHKLGDRSDFLVGLDAQRAKVDTDRDEVRFNTNSTINRERQRFELIEMTSLRPEAVLSLRRGDHAMRFGVEGSRETHDENNGEVTNGVPAAPRADRIFAIEEQRLAAWAEDDWQVGDRLRANYGLRHERSETTTEDFFGDKRRRDASFLLPSMNLVYALQPSTDLRFGVARTLRRPDLRTLSPATESNAGTAADPDRQGNPDQRPESVWGVDTGLYHYFAQQRGQVSLNAFARRFSDKIEDVVRNEAGRFVSIPENVGKGRATGLEATGRVPLDGIGLDAVTLWGNAVYTRSRVDESGGAGRPFLDQPDVVANLGVDYQVPAWRTVFGFAVNWTAPIDQAQRLSGGGRLDSDIDARTRVDLTMRTEISRAAVFSLSLTNLLGETEEREDRVFDAAGSPQSLARTSEPTYRAIYARLNWSF